From Methanofollis sp., the proteins below share one genomic window:
- a CDS encoding HD domain-containing protein: MDRDEALVLLGRHVASDSLRTHCIATATILRGLADAFGEDADLWEVIGILHDIDYEAFGGDMNRHGIEGAALLRGEGLPEEVCLAVERHNHLLFAPYSERLDLSLQAADSISGFLIACARVKGGAITDVTPKTVKKKLKEKAFAAGCERERIAAVNSLMEAGEFYEIAIASLAARKDELGLR, encoded by the coding sequence ATGGACAGGGACGAAGCACTGGTCCTCCTCGGGCGGCATGTGGCATCTGACTCGCTTCGCACGCACTGCATCGCCACCGCGACAATCCTCCGCGGCCTTGCCGACGCCTTCGGAGAGGATGCCGACCTCTGGGAGGTGATCGGCATCCTCCACGACATCGACTACGAGGCCTTCGGCGGCGACATGAACAGGCATGGCATCGAGGGTGCTGCCCTCCTCAGGGGCGAGGGCCTCCCTGAAGAGGTATGTCTGGCGGTCGAAAGGCACAATCATCTCCTCTTTGCGCCGTACTCGGAAAGGCTCGACCTATCCCTCCAGGCGGCCGACAGCATCAGCGGTTTTCTCATCGCCTGCGCCCGCGTTAAAGGGGGGGCGATCACCGATGTCACCCCGAAGACCGTGAAGAAGAAACTGAAGGAGAAGGCCTTTGCCGCCGGGTGCGAAAGGGAGAGGATCGCCGCGGTGAACAGTCTCATGGAAGCCGGGGAGTTCTACGAGATCGCCATCGCCTCTCTCGCGGCACGGAAGGACGAACTCGGCCTGCGTTAG
- a CDS encoding DNA polymerase sliding clamp — protein MLKATIDADTFRESIDALAALVTECRLHVDGTGVRTCAVDTANVAMVSLDLGKDAFETYEATPDELGIDIAKMKNILGMMGKGDILSLNLPEGSRRLELAFGSYQYSVTLLDINTIRKDPNPPAIELPGKVELTGSALSTAIKAADVISDKIALGIDPKAEIFYMMAEGDTDHIKLELGRDQLISLQPAEARSLFSLDYLKDMGKVMGRSEKVSVALGIDHPVKVAFDLAGGKGHVEYLLAPRIEAD, from the coding sequence ATGTTAAAAGCAACGATTGATGCAGATACCTTCCGGGAGTCGATCGACGCCCTGGCCGCGCTGGTGACCGAATGCCGGCTCCACGTTGATGGAACCGGGGTGAGAACCTGCGCCGTCGACACCGCGAATGTCGCCATGGTCTCTCTGGACCTCGGCAAGGACGCCTTCGAGACCTACGAGGCGACTCCCGACGAACTCGGGATCGATATTGCAAAGATGAAAAATATCCTCGGGATGATGGGGAAAGGCGATATTTTATCTCTGAACCTCCCTGAGGGCAGCCGCCGGCTGGAACTTGCATTCGGGAGTTACCAGTATTCTGTCACGCTCCTTGACATCAATACAATCCGGAAAGACCCGAACCCCCCTGCCATCGAACTCCCCGGCAAGGTCGAGCTCACCGGCAGCGCGCTCTCCACTGCGATCAAGGCCGCGGACGTCATTTCAGACAAGATCGCCCTTGGCATCGACCCGAAGGCCGAGATATTTTACATGATGGCTGAAGGCGACACCGACCACATCAAGCTCGAACTCGGGCGCGATCAGCTCATCTCTCTTCAGCCTGCCGAGGCGCGCTCGCTCTTCTCCCTCGACTATCTCAAGGATATGGGCAAGGTCATGGGCCGCTCAGAGAAAGTCAGCGTCGCCCTGGGCATCGACCACCCGGTGAAGGTAGCCTTTGACCTCGCCGGCGGGAAGGGGCATGTCGAGTACCTGCTCGCGCCGCGCATCGAAGCTGACTGA
- a CDS encoding DNA primase large subunit PriL, whose product MVDVQDLARYPFLEEAQDYVRNESGTLDLILRSELGKALLEHATRRVGDTLAQKNPAECGVYGRDAKEDIFTYVLARMLVSCINDRMLIERLSQFEARRAYSWFVREDRERMVRIAERVGIDLERPTLPVVAYVGLIGPLNDERWRLVNRRVENGHVSLLPEEMQELVEERIRAIIRERLPLTVPEEVCRILRSYTDEIAAALQQRALEEFGEVDESSFPPCIATLIKAVTAGTNLPHVGRFALTAFLHNIGLSTTQIVAVFQRAPDFDLSMTMYQVEHISGRAGTEYTAPSCATMRTHGLCVRRDEACEKVSHPLSYYKWKKKQNLYKVRKSSR is encoded by the coding sequence ATGGTTGATGTCCAGGACCTCGCCAGATATCCATTTTTAGAGGAGGCACAGGACTACGTCAGGAACGAGTCCGGCACCCTCGACCTGATCCTCAGGTCTGAACTGGGCAAGGCCCTCCTTGAACACGCCACGCGGCGGGTCGGGGACACGCTTGCCCAGAAGAATCCCGCAGAGTGCGGGGTCTATGGCAGGGACGCGAAGGAGGACATCTTCACCTATGTCCTTGCACGGATGCTCGTCTCCTGCATCAACGACCGGATGCTCATAGAGCGGCTCTCGCAGTTCGAGGCGCGGCGCGCATATTCCTGGTTCGTGCGGGAGGACAGGGAGCGGATGGTCCGCATCGCCGAAAGGGTCGGGATCGACCTTGAGCGGCCCACCCTGCCGGTGGTCGCCTATGTCGGGCTGATCGGCCCGCTCAATGACGAGCGCTGGCGGCTCGTTAACCGACGAGTCGAAAACGGTCATGTCTCTCTCCTGCCCGAGGAGATGCAGGAACTGGTCGAGGAGCGGATCAGGGCGATCATCAGGGAGAGGCTTCCACTCACCGTCCCCGAGGAGGTCTGCAGGATTTTACGGTCCTATACTGATGAAATCGCCGCCGCTCTCCAGCAGCGCGCCCTCGAGGAGTTCGGTGAGGTGGACGAGTCCTCTTTCCCGCCCTGCATTGCGACCCTCATCAAGGCGGTCACCGCCGGGACCAACCTCCCCCATGTCGGCAGGTTCGCCCTCACCGCCTTCCTCCACAACATCGGGCTGTCGACGACACAGATCGTCGCGGTCTTCCAGAGGGCGCCAGACTTCGACCTCTCGATGACGATGTACCAGGTGGAGCACATCTCCGGCCGGGCCGGGACCGAGTACACCGCCCCGTCGTGTGCGACGATGCGGACACACGGCCTCTGCGTTCGCCGCGACGAGGCCTGCGAGAAGGTGAGCCACCCCCTCTCATACTACAAATGGAAAAAAAAGCAGAATCTGTATAAGGTCAGGAAATCTTCTCGTTGA